A stretch of Episyrphus balteatus chromosome 2, idEpiBalt1.1, whole genome shotgun sequence DNA encodes these proteins:
- the LOC129910100 gene encoding adrenodoxin-like protein 2, mitochondrial, with the protein MLRTVSKFTRVLQPISLLVSKPNKLPQLCEQFSRQLSVTIPNFDKSEIQITFVRASGERITSKGKVGDTILDVVVNNNIDLDGFGACEGTLTCSTCHLILKPADYEKLPDKPGDEELDMLDLAYDLTDTSRLGCQITLTKDMDGLEVQVPATVNDARSA; encoded by the exons ATGTTACGCACAGTCTCAAAATTCACAAGAGTGCTTCAGCCTATTTCACTTCTTGTCTCCAAGCCCAACAAACTACCTCAATTATGTGAACAATTTTCCAGACAACTCTCAGTTACTATTCCTAACTTTGATAAATCAGA aattcaaataacttttgtGAGAGCGAGTGGGGAAAGAATAACATCCAAGGGCAAGGTTGGAGACACTATTCTCGATGTCGTTGTTAACAACAACATCGATTTGGATGGATTCGGAGCCTGTGAAGGTACACTCACATGTTCCACATGCCATTTGATACTAAAACCCGCTGATTACGAAAAGCTCCCCGACAAACCTGGCGACGAGGAGCTAGACATGCTAGATCTAGCCTATGACCTCACCGATACATCTCGTTTGGGTTGTCAAATAACTTTGACCAAAGATATGGACGGCTTAGAGGTTCAAGTTCCAGCAACTGTGAATGATGCACGTAGCGCGTAG
- the LOC129909388 gene encoding calnexin-like — MQEGQECSGSYIKLLSAGKNSEDLKKFNDKTPYTIMFGPDKCGNDIKLHFIFRHVNTINGSIEEKHCRKPRERLEEPFKDKLPHLYKLVVKPDNTFQISVDHKVINEGSLLSDFNPALNPPREIDDSSDQKPDLTILM, encoded by the exons ATGCAG gAGGGTCAAGAATGCAGTGGTTCATACATTAAGCTATTATCTGCCGGCAAGAATTCTGAAGATCTTAAAAAG TTCAATGACAAGACCCCATACACTATCATGTTCGGACCAGACAAGTGTGGAAATGACATCAAATTGCATTTCATTTTCCGCCACGTGAATACAATTAATGGTTCCATAGAAGAGAAACACTGCCGTAAACCCAg GGAACGCTTAGAGGAGCCTTTCAAAGATAAACTACCACATTTGTACAAATTAGTTGTGAAGCCGGACAATACATTCCAGATAAGCGTTGACCATAAAGTTATTAACGAAGGCTCACTACTTAGCGACTTCAATCCAGCTCTTAATCCACCAAGAGAAATCGATGACTCATCAGATCAAAAACCAGATCTAACCATTCTAATGTAA
- the LOC129910462 gene encoding nibrin, which translates to MWVITHINSGNKIYLLTGKQYTVGRVGSDIVLTDDTSISRSHALFQVTNDFLKLQDKGSKYGTYHNEHIENKQKLTKGNLIDLKEGDRILFGALKNEWLISKNSINTMVSSLNPKDLVEIKKQLDLLGGNIISKWESKCTHLTMPEITITIKVLHALIEKIPIVSCSFWKEYLKNIQEKKKPPNPSGFMPKRSNQLSSAIQDEHLGFNENRKTLFAGKTFVFMTKKHFDMYSEIVTKAGGQCKDLKNNVSKAFLVKKNTIVVQYVASTQSQGTQTINTISEYIESKSLRTIPEYEIGLAIVCCTIEKYCNPAYSTISNILPDSAVESPNIGTMLAENTASQKSQLNSLYFPNSDIPESNCLKSKVGPNKTIQSEVYDSEVVIVESQNSSDRLSMIPESDISKRSKQTIQEISQKEVQNLRNIDFSDDDFSENLVMSSDMVSNEILSSKENSQSNETRKRPTTPIETDGVSSKKPRISTPIGDENQEESDNQKKPIERPLVSTSKRNVPQSTRPSLLPGFLQKSQIVNTQPEVVAQSSQQPVNKSVSAKRGRIALITDNDSDDDDDDIFNFGSSPKKSKPSAGGGCISDEDELFAFGNKSPTRQVDNRVERNEDATLPKTQPFIPNNNKKTPNANNVSKIKVSPIKPSSDGWLSALNILKIKSDDEVKEEKEEKNCSIDDLKRKEWIDSLKDGIEVRVRKMNITSKASSYSISHETSDTSLNTSRKNFKAFVKKHNYKTQTHIIPTFPKMVPPT; encoded by the exons atgtgGGTAATTACTCATATAAATTCAG GCAACAAAATATACCTTCTAACAGGTAAACAATACACCGTAGGTCGTGTAGGTTCTGATATAGTTTTGACCGATGATACATCCATAAGCCGGTCACATGCACTTTTTCAAGTCACAAATGACTTTTTAAAACTCCAAGATAAAGGTTCCAAATACGGAACCTATCACAATGAACACatcgaaaataaacaaaaactcaCCAAAGGCAATCTAATTGACCTCAAAGAAGGTGATCGTATTTTATTTGGAGCATTGAAAAATGAATGGCTCATTTCCAAAAACAGTATTAATACAATGGTCTCATCATTGAACCCCAAAGATTTGGTTGAAATAAAGAAACAACTTGACTTATTAGGGGGAAATATAATTTCCAAATGGGAATCAAAGTGCACTCATTTAACAATGCCCGAGATAACCATAACTATCAAGGTATTACATGCACTTATTGAGAAAATTCCTATAGTGTCATGTTCTTTTTGGAAAGAATATCTTAAGaatattcaagagaaaaaaaaaccaccaaatCCAAGTGGATTTATGCCCAAAAGAAGCAATCAATTGTCTTCAGCTATCCAAGATGAACATTTGGGTTTCAATGAAAATCGTAAAACACTGTTTGCTggcaaaacatttgtttttatgaCAAAGAAACATTTCGATATGTATTCGGAGATTGTTACCAAAGCTGGGGGACAAtgtaaagatttaaaaaataatgtttcgaAAGCTTTTTTGGTAAAGAAGAATACGATTGTGGTGCAATATGTTGCATCTACACAGTCACAAGGAACCCAGACAATAAACACAATTTCTG AATATATTGAATCGAAATCTCTTCGAACCATACCCGAATATGAAATCGGATTGGCAATTGTATGTTGTACAATAGAAAAGTATTGCAATCCAGCTTACAGTACGATCTCCAATATCTTGCCTGATTCTGCTGTTGAATCACCAAATATTGGTACTATGCTGGCAGAAAATACAGCATCACAGAAATCACAATTAAATTcactttattttccaaattccGATATACCAGAAAGTAATTGTTTGAAAAGCAAAGTTGGcccaaataaaacaattcaaTCGGAAGTTTATGATTCTGAAGTGGTTATTGTCGAGAGTCAAAATTCATCGGATCGTCTTTCAATGATCCCCGAAAGTGATATAAGTAAAAGATCTAAGCAAACTATACAAGAAATTAGTCAAAAAGAAgttcaaaatttaagaaatattgaTTTCTCTGATGATGATTTTAGTGAAAATCTTGTTATGTCATCGGATATGGTTTCAAATGAAATCTTGAGCTCTAAAGAAAACTCTCAGAGTAATGAAACTAGAAAGAGGCCTACAACACCCATTGAAACGGATGGGGTATCGAGCAAAAAACCTAGAATATCAACTCCCATCGGAGATGAAAATCAAGAAGAGAGTGATAATCAGAAGAAACCCATTGAACGTCCATTAGTATCGACTTCTAAAAGAAACGTTCCTCAATCAACAAGACCAAGTTTGTTGCCAGGTTTTCTTCAAAAGAGTCAAATTGTTAACACCCAACCAGAAGTAGTAGCACAGTCGAGTCAGCAACCCGTAAATAAATCTGTTTCAGCCAAAAGAGGTCGAATTGCTCTTATTACTGATAATGACagtgacgatgacgacgatgatATATTTAACTTTGGGTCATctccaaaaaaatctaaaccCTCTGCTGGAGGGGGATGCATTTCAGATGAAGATGAGTTATTTGCATTTGGAAACAAAAGTCCTACACGTCAAGTTGACAACCGAGTTGAACGGAATGAAGATGCAACTTTACCAAAAACACAGCCCTTCATtccaaataacaataaaaaaacaccCAACGCAAATAATGTTTCCAAAATTAAAGTTTCTCCAATTAAACCTTCTTCAGATGGTTGGCTGTCAGcattgaatattttgaaaataaaaagcgATGATGAAGTGAAGGAAGAGAAGGAGGAGAAAAATTGTTCAATAGACGATTTAAAACGAAAAGAATGGATTGATTCGTTGAAAGATGGTATTGAAGTCCGAGTACGTAAAATGAATATAACATCAAAGGCGAGCAGTTATTCAATTTCTCATGAAACATCTGATACTTCTTTGAATACTTCTAGGAAGAACTTTAAAGCATTTGTTAAG AAACATAACTACAAAACACAAACCCACATCATTCCTACATTCCCAAAGATGGTGCCTCCAACGTAA
- the LOC129910463 gene encoding uncharacterized protein LOC129910463, protein MTEIWNEVDLKIPPLITIKVSDVTFAKQVRSIFLKRKTSEFDYLQDEIANTAALLSRLMARRKNSFHNMSGFKSVCKLNSALSRLLKLAVEKSLNNFFQMLPDSTSYNEVPSRNSFDYILIRLISVHKIFQRISYCCLESAQYFNKLMKKNFFMDTIALFLATIAKLWDLTNKLGNTYSEFYRKLLQFRKCFPQMDSHSSFENVVFPRELEKFTMQQQPTSTEKEVSNTTESTSTITMHKELPQAPSVPVVSVLPKLQKEEDLGMAISRESLKPVIDLSRIHNVDDVRAFFKKEDEKRKKSMNSCATKYILKHEWLAIQKLVERKVIANDHQKALSVFRKFITSKT, encoded by the exons atgactgAAATTTGGAACGAAGTTGATCTTAAAATACCGCCACTCATAACAATTAAAGTATCAGATGTAACCTTTG CAAAACAAGTTCGTTCTATATTTTTGAAACGAAAGACTTCCGAATTCGACTATCTGCAAGATGAGATTGCTAACACAGCAGCATTACTCTCACGTTTGATGGCACGCCGTAAGAACTCCTTCCACAACATGAGTGGTTTCAAATCCGTTTGTAAACTCAACTCTGCACTAAGCCGTCTTCTAAAACTTGCTGTTGAAAAAAGCCTCAATAACTTCTTCCAAATGCTTCCTGACTCAACATCATACAATGAAGTACCATCGAGGAATAGTTtcgattatattttaatacgaTTAATTTCTGTGCATAAAATATTCCAACGCATTTCTTACTGTTGCCTAGAATCTGCTCAATATTTTAACAAACTAATGAAGAAAAATTTCTTCATGGACACCATTGCACTTTTTCTAGCTACCATTGCAAAACTTTGGGATTTAACTAATAAACTTGGCAATACTTACTcagaattttatagaaaattgttGCAATTTAGAAAATGTTTTCCACAAATGGATTCACACAGCAGTTTTGAAAATGTCGTCTTTCCCAGAGAGCTTGAAAAATTCACCATGCAACAACAGCCGACATCAACTGAAAAAGAAGTTTCCAACACCACCGAATCCACTTCTACCATAACAATGCACAAGGAATTGCCTCAAGCTCCATCAGTTCCAGTTGTAAGTGTTCTTCCAAAGCTACAAAAAGAAGAAGACTTGGGAATGGCCATTAGCAGAGAATCATTGAAACCAGTCATTGATTTGAGTCGCATTCACAATGTCGATGATGTACGggcatttttcaaaaaggaagatgaaaaacgaaagaaatcTATGAATTCGTGTGccacaaaatatattcttaaacaCGAATGGCTGGCCATACAAAAACTGGTCGAGAGGAAAGTAATTGCAAATGATCATCAAAAAGCTCTCAGTGTTTTTCGAAAGTTTATTACAAGCAAAACTTAA
- the LOC129909894 gene encoding probable 28S ribosomal protein S6, mitochondrial, which yields MPTYELSLVLRQMSRPEIVSVLKRTAECIFDKGGIIRKLENLGSRALPHKISEHGLVHREGNYFAIQFDTAPTKIVDLNEEYGRDIDIIRRHIFKLEEPKAVECTLHEELQPPAYRKDVQKMIEIAKRKQKKKYDYNSGLDYYPFQK from the exons atgccAACTTATGAATTATCATTAGTCTTACGACAAATGAGTCGG CCCGAAATCGTCTCCGTATTGAAACGAACAGCCGAGTGCATATTTGATAAAGGTGGAATAATTCGAAAGCTAGAAAATCTAGGTTCACGAGCACTACCTCACAAAATAAGTGAACACGGTCTAGTCCATCGAGAAGGAAACTATTTTGCTATACAATTTGATACAGCTCCAACAAAAATTGTCGATTTAAATGAAGAATATGGAAGAGATATTGACATTATTCGCAGGCACATATTCAAGCTAGAAGAACCTAAAGCAGTAGAATGTACTTTGCACGAGGAACTTCAACCACCCGCATATAGGAAGGATGTCCAGAAAATGATTGAAATCGCtaagagaaaacaaaagaagaagTACGATTATAATTCTGGTTTGGATTATTATCCATTCCAGAAATag
- the LOC129909034 gene encoding myophilin, with translation MSTNRAPKSGFAAEAQRKINSKYSEELAQECLEWIKIITDEPINTSGDMDNFFEVLKDGVLLCKLANCLQAGSVKKINESKMAFKCMENISAFLACAKNFGVPTQETFQSVDLWERQNLNSVVICLQSLGRKAHNFGKPSIGPKEADKNVRNFSEEQLKAGQNVISLQYGSNKGANQSGINFGNTRHM, from the exons ATTAACTCAAAATACAGCGAAGAATTAGCTCAAGAATGCTTGGAATGGATCAAAATCATTACCGACGAACCAATCAACACATCTGGAGACATGGATAACTTCTTTGAAGTTTTAAAAGACGGTGTCCTTTTGTGTAAACTTGCAAACTGCCTACAAGCTGGTTCGGTcaagaaaataaatgaaagcAAAATGGCATTCAAATGCATGGAAAATATTTCTG CTTTCTTAGCTTGTGCAAAGAATTTCGGTGTGCCAACGCAAGAAACATTCCAAAGTGTTGATCTGTGGGAAAGACAGAATTTGAACTCTGTCGTCATCTGCCTGCAATCACTTGGCCGAAAA gCACACAACTTTGGAAAGCCTTCCATTGGACCCAAAGAAGCCGACAAAAATGTTCGAAACTTCAGTGAAGAACAACTCAAGGCTGGCCAAAATGTCATATCTCTTCAATACGGATCAAATAAGGGAGCCAACCAAAGCGGAATCAATTTCGGCAACACCAGGcatatgtaa